The DNA segment GTGCCGTCCGATAGAGCGGCCCCAAAAAGAGATCAGAGTGGCGGTAGCGGTAGATCCAGAATGCGAAGCGGCCGGAACCTATGACCTGGCTATTCGTCTGTTGCGCTGGGCGCGAATGCTGGCGGACAGCTGCAGCGGCACTCTGCATATTGTCTCTTGCTGGGATTTTGATGTGGATGAGTATTTGCGCCGCCACTTCCCGCTGAATGCAACTGAGGAAGAACTGGACGAGGCCACTGAAGTGGCCCGTTCCCGGCACCACTCGAAACTGGAAGTGCTGATACGGGCATCCAATATTGGCGGGGATTTGCAGCTACACCATGTCATCGCTCGCCCGGATAACTATATTCCACTGCTTATCGAGGAAGAGTCGCTTGATCTTCTGGTGATGGGCACTGTGGGGCGGGCAGGGATTCCCGGCTTTATCATGGGCAATACCGCGGAGAATATTCTGCAGAAAGTCAGCTGTTCACTGCTGGCCTTAAAGCCCAGTGACTTCGCCTCCCCGATTAAAGTCTAAACAGCGTACAAACAGGATTTCCCGACGCCTTGGCCATGGTATAGCTGGGAGGCTCCGGGCAGTCAAAAGGTGACGATATCTGAACAATGGCGATGGATAAAAATAATGAAACAATAGCGAAATGGCCTGTTTACTTGCGCACAACGTTTTTATTCTTCGGTTTGAAGCTTTGCGATTGCATGGTGGCAATTTTGACATGGATGTTTTTAACTGCCCAGAGCTGCCAGGCGTGGGTGCATGATCCTGAACCACAGCGCGGGGATACAAGCCAGCAGCATCATACCGGGGTAGCCTGTGGGCATCTGGGGACTGCCCCTATGGTGTCGAAGAATAGGATACTTGCGACTGGCGCGGAAGTGGTGGTCCGAATGGCGCGACAACTCAAACAGGCTCAAGCGGCCAAGGATGTGATTCGAATTCCAGGAGTGTATGGGCATAACCCGTTCGTAACGGCCATCCGGTGTTTGTCGGCGGCTGAGGCCATAATGCTCGATGTAATTGACTGTTTCCAGCAAGAGAATACCAAGTAGCGCCGCCAGGACAAAACAAACTGCAGCTTTGGCACCAAAGAGCCAGCCCATCGAGGCAATGAGCGCAACTTGGATAAGTTGAAATTGCAGCATTTGGTTGCTGGGGCTCCACCAGGATCTGCCGCGCTTGGCCAGCCGCTGCGCTTCCAACCGCCAGGCCGAAACATATCCCTGTGCGATTGAACGCAGCCAAAAGCCGTAGAGGGTTTCTCCATAGCGCGCACTGGCGGGGTCTTGTGGTGTGGCCACATGTCGGTGATGCCCGCGGTTGTGCTCGATATAGAAATGCATGTTGAGAGAAGAGAGCAGCAACAGCTTTGCCAAAGCCTGTTCGAAGCGGCTCGTTCTATGACCCAGCTCGTGGCCGATATTAATGCCAAAGGATCCGCACATCAGACCCATACTGAAGATTGCCCCTGCAAGAGCCCAGGCTTGCAGTGAGGGCACCAGCATCAGGAAGTAGAGAAGAACACCATATTGAACCGGGACAGACAAATACAGCATCCAGTTGAAGAATGGATTGGAGGCAGCGGTATGCTCCTGCGCCGGTGCCAGATTGGCGGTCGGTGCGGGCGCGGCGAGTTCCAGTAGTGGTAGCAGCCCGTAAAGATATAGAAGAGGTACAAACAGCCAGAAGCCCCCCTGCCAGAACCCCAGTAGTACCAGTACCGGCAATATATAGGCAAAACTGTATCGCAATGGGTGCAAACGCATGACCAGACCTCCGCCAGGCGCTGAGCGCCTGTTCAATTCGATTTTTTACTATTTTTATAACCGAAGTGCCTATAAACCCCAGGTAAGCCCGATCCCGGGGACAGCAGAACTGCAGCTGAGTATATCACTCCTGCAGTGATACTTACTGATTGACCTGGGGGTCATAAAATTGTTTCGCTGCTTGCCCAACCAATGTCCTTGCAATGCCGGTAGAGCGCTTGAATGAGTGCAAGGATCTACTCAGGAGGGAAAAAAGAAAAAATAAGCACCCGGCCGCCATCCGCAAATGACAGGGCCAATCCACGTTGCGCTCGCTGAGAGGATTTATTATCTACGCGGAAAAATGACATACAGGGTAGTGAAGACCGGCAGTAAAAAAACCGAAATGACCACTGCAAGTTAAGTATTACTTGTTTTGCCGGTACCGGCGCTGGGCAATCTCTGTTGAGCAGTAGTGCTGTACCCCCGCAGTTCTGTAGTACGGTGGGTGCATGGATTGCCGCGGGAGGGCTGGGTGCGGTGATCGGCAGGTTTTAAGCACTCCCGTGGCAAGCACCGCTTACCGGTAGATATGGGAAAAAACAGGACCGCCCCTAAGGGCAGCCCTGTGTATTGCACAGAGGCTTCATGGCCTGAGCGAACAGCATTGCATGGTGATAGGCCGCTTATCACCGGTCACTCACTGCTGGGCTTTGACTTCCGCCACCCAATCGTCAACCAGTTCTTCCAGTACATCCAGCGGTACTGCGCCGTTGGCCAAAATC comes from the Microbulbifer sp. MI-G genome and includes:
- a CDS encoding universal stress protein; this translates as MLNIHKILYVSHAADDESSGLLQAFGVARNTGAVIKVLLVCPSVPEGFEEFIALCEEALLKRVRSEIESAQKRMNLNEDQVKLEIECDCGPRPAERVIRRVLSDGYDLVVKNVEGHNQRKGFKAIDMELLRKCPCPVWLCRPIERPQKEIRVAVAVDPECEAAGTYDLAIRLLRWARMLADSCSGTLHIVSCWDFDVDEYLRRHFPLNATEEELDEATEVARSRHHSKLEVLIRASNIGGDLQLHHVIARPDNYIPLLIEEESLDLLVMGTVGRAGIPGFIMGNTAENILQKVSCSLLALKPSDFASPIKV
- a CDS encoding alkane 1-monooxygenase; its protein translation is MRLHPLRYSFAYILPVLVLLGFWQGGFWLFVPLLYLYGLLPLLELAAPAPTANLAPAQEHTAASNPFFNWMLYLSVPVQYGVLLYFLMLVPSLQAWALAGAIFSMGLMCGSFGINIGHELGHRTSRFEQALAKLLLLSSLNMHFYIEHNRGHHRHVATPQDPASARYGETLYGFWLRSIAQGYVSAWRLEAQRLAKRGRSWWSPSNQMLQFQLIQVALIASMGWLFGAKAAVCFVLAALLGILLLETVNYIEHYGLSRRQTPDGRYERVMPIHSWNSNHILGRLSLFELSRHSDHHFRASRKYPILRHHRGSPQMPTGYPGMMLLACIPALWFRIMHPRLAALGS